ATCCATCGCATCATATTTCATATAATCAGGTTCAGCTATAGGTTTATCTTTTTTACCCTCTTCAACTACTGGTTGCTTACTCGCTTCTTTCGCTGCATCAACATTCATTGGAAGGTCTTTGGAGGCTGGCTCTATTTCATTTTTAGAACTATCAACAGCTGATACTGTAGTTGAAAGTGTCTTAATTGTGTCAACCACATCCTGATTTTTAGAGACTTCCTTTTGAGTATCATGAACAACAGAAAATGAAGGTTCCTTAAAATCTCTTATCATGTAGCCTATTCCGATACCAGCAAGCATACTAAGCAATACTAGTAACCAATTATTGGATTTCTTAATCATAGATTCTTTGCCTTGTTCTTCTGGTACTGGAGTCGTAGATGGAACTTCTTCAGCAACAGTAGGAGTTTCTTCAATATTAGTAGGGATTTCCTCGGTATTAGCAGGAACTTCCTCAGTATCAGATGGAACTTCCTCAGTATCAGGAGATATCTCGTCTACTATATCTGGTTTCTGATCCAAAACAGTAGGTTCGTGATATTCCTGACCGTCAGCTTGCACATCTTCGTCATCAACAAATTCCATAAGAGGATGTTCTTGACTATCTTCAGATTGAACAATTTCTTCCTGCGGTTGAACTACGTCCTCAGGCAAGACTACTTCTTCAGGCTGAACGACTTCTTCAAGTTGAGAGACATTTTCCTCATGCTGGACCGACTCATTTACTACATTTTCTGAAATATCAGAAGCATCTGCAATATCATCATCACCCATTGTCAGAGACTCAACATCAGAAGAGACAGGCATATCATCAAATTCCACACCTTCATTAAGAACGACAGTCTCAAAGCCAGAGAAAGGTTTGTTCACCAACTCTTTCATCATAGCATCCGCAGTAAATGAAATCTTTGAATGGCTATCAATCAGCACACGTTCCCCCGTATTTACATTTACACTTTCGCGAGCATCAACACCTATGACTTTGAATGTACCTAACCCTTTTACTTTAACCAGACGGTCTTTTTCAATACCATCTTTAATGACATCAAAAATTGACGTTACAAAGTTTTGGGCAGTCTGCTTTTGCAGTCCATTCTTCTCAACAAGAACAGCTGCCAGTCCATCTATTGACAGCTTCCCCATTATTCAGTTCCTCCATTCTTTATTTTATCTTTCCATGATGGATGTGGCTTGAATCCAAGCACCATCTTAGGCGGAACAAGCATACGTTGTCCCGTTGTAGGATTAACCATAACTCGTTCAAGTTTCTTTTTAACTTCAAAAGTACCAAAGTTCGGCATCTGAACGATATCACCCTCAAGAAAGCTATCGCCCATGGCATTAAGTACTGAAAGCAACATTTTTTGGGTCTGATCAGTCTTGTAGCCTACTCTTCGAGAGAGTTCTGAAATGAATTCCTTGTTATTCATATGGTTAAGATAATTACATTTTACATTTCCTTTTCTACAACTATTCCATATAGATCAAATTCTTCAGAATCAGTAATCTTCACTTTATAGAATGAACCGATTTCAAGTGGCTTCTCGGCACGAATCAATACTTCCGGATCCACTTCAGGAGAACAATATTCGGTGCGTCCCACAAAATAATCGCCTTCTAACCGATCAATAATAACGCGCAATACCTGTCCTACTTTCTCGGCTTCCAACTCAGCACTAATATTCTGTTGAACACGCATCAATCGATCCAATCTCTGTTGCTTAACATCATCAGGCACATCATCCTCATAATGATTAGCTGAATATGTACCGTCTTCTTCCGAATAAGCAAAAGCCCCCATACGCTCAAAACGAGCCCAC
The sequence above is a segment of the Prevotella sp. E9-3 genome. Coding sequences within it:
- a CDS encoding HU family DNA-binding protein; amino-acid sequence: MGKLSIDGLAAVLVEKNGLQKQTAQNFVTSIFDVIKDGIEKDRLVKVKGLGTFKVIGVDARESVNVNTGERVLIDSHSKISFTADAMMKELVNKPFSGFETVVLNEGVEFDDMPVSSDVESLTMGDDDIADASDISENVVNESVQHEENVSQLEEVVQPEEVVLPEDVVQPQEEIVQSEDSQEHPLMEFVDDEDVQADGQEYHEPTVLDQKPDIVDEISPDTEEVPSDTEEVPANTEEIPTNIEETPTVAEEVPSTTPVPEEQGKESMIKKSNNWLLVLLSMLAGIGIGYMIRDFKEPSFSVVHDTQKEVSKNQDVVDTIKTLSTTVSAVDSSKNEIEPASKDLPMNVDAAKEASKQPVVEEGKKDKPIAEPDYMKYDAMDARLRHGAYYIIGTASVEKVRPGDNLARISRRYLGKDMQCYVEVYNGITSSSVLKEGESIKIPKLITKKAMKERMAKQKN
- a CDS encoding HU family DNA-binding protein codes for the protein MNNKEFISELSRRVGYKTDQTQKMLLSVLNAMGDSFLEGDIVQMPNFGTFEVKKKLERVMVNPTTGQRMLVPPKMVLGFKPHPSWKDKIKNGGTE